One window of the Candidatus Chryseobacterium colombiense genome contains the following:
- a CDS encoding twin-arginine translocase TatA/TatE family subunit, whose protein sequence is MNTLTILALSWQHILIVAILLVLLFGGKKIPELMRGVGSGIKEFKDAVKEEDKPGSENKNSSSNDNTTSSN, encoded by the coding sequence ATGAATACACTAACAATATTAGCCTTATCTTGGCAACATATCCTGATCGTAGCAATACTGCTTGTATTACTTTTCGGAGGTAAGAAAATCCCTGAATTAATGAGAGGGGTTGGTTCTGGTATCAAAGAATTTAAAGATGCTGTAAAAGAAGAAGATAAACCAGGTTCTGAAAATAAGAACTCTTCTTCAAACGATAATACGACTTCTAGCAACTAA
- a CDS encoding peptidoglycan DD-metalloendopeptidase family protein has protein sequence MIKKFSFLIGILLFGLHYGQDGQKKEQLQKQNAELKKQIAQINTDLAKTRSESKLSIAYLTNVNKKLVLREKVYNNTQKEKRFIEDEIYLRQLEINRQNRELAILRKNYAEVLVNAYKNKGVQNKVTFILSSKNLGEALRRVQYLKQYSDYQDKKAAEITTAATQIQKSIAQKKKSADEKENLLLNQKKDLATINVERVQKEQLVAEFKKNEARITAELKQKQTQSKALEGQIRAIIAEEIRIAKAEEEARKKAEAEKIRLAKIAAEREKARIEAEAKAKAEALERERKLAEAEAKKTAELAAKRAEEERKRTEEAAKAEASSRDEARKVAAKKASDEAAAKAKEAANKLNAAKEAEEELSRKKEADKKAAESKAMTSFGVSPVASGNSFAANKGKLSMPIAGTITHRFGRQPHPVFKNIMEENNGIKISVSKGAVARCVFPGTVSSILPASDGTKTVIIKHGDYFTLYSNLSSNSVSKNQQVSAGTPVGTVAQDFDGTYTLDFQVWNGSTPVDPLGWVSY, from the coding sequence ATGATTAAAAAATTTAGCTTTTTAATAGGTATTCTGTTATTTGGTTTGCACTACGGACAAGATGGGCAAAAGAAAGAACAGCTACAAAAACAGAACGCCGAACTTAAAAAACAAATTGCACAGATAAACACCGATTTAGCAAAAACGAGAAGCGAATCAAAGCTATCTATTGCTTATCTTACGAATGTCAATAAAAAATTAGTATTAAGAGAAAAAGTTTACAACAATACTCAAAAAGAAAAGAGATTTATTGAAGATGAGATCTATTTACGTCAATTAGAAATCAATCGTCAAAATAGAGAACTTGCCATCTTAAGAAAGAATTATGCGGAAGTTTTAGTAAACGCCTATAAAAACAAAGGAGTACAGAACAAAGTAACTTTTATACTCTCATCAAAAAACCTGGGGGAAGCTCTAAGGAGAGTACAATATTTAAAGCAATATTCAGACTATCAGGACAAAAAAGCAGCTGAAATAACTACTGCTGCCACACAAATACAAAAGTCTATTGCACAGAAAAAGAAATCTGCAGACGAAAAGGAAAACTTGTTGCTCAATCAGAAAAAAGATCTGGCTACCATTAATGTAGAACGTGTACAGAAGGAACAATTAGTCGCGGAATTCAAAAAAAATGAAGCCAGAATTACGGCAGAATTAAAACAGAAACAAACTCAATCTAAAGCTTTAGAAGGTCAAATAAGAGCAATTATTGCAGAGGAAATAAGAATTGCAAAGGCAGAGGAAGAAGCTAGAAAAAAAGCAGAGGCAGAAAAAATCCGTTTGGCAAAAATAGCAGCTGAAAGAGAAAAAGCAAGAATTGAAGCAGAGGCAAAAGCAAAAGCGGAAGCTCTGGAGAGAGAAAGAAAACTAGCGGAAGCGGAAGCGAAAAAGACAGCTGAATTAGCTGCTAAACGTGCCGAAGAAGAAAGAAAACGTACAGAAGAAGCAGCAAAAGCAGAAGCAAGCAGCAGAGATGAGGCAAGAAAAGTTGCAGCTAAAAAAGCGTCTGATGAAGCAGCAGCAAAAGCAAAAGAGGCAGCTAATAAGCTAAATGCAGCAAAAGAAGCTGAAGAAGAATTATCCCGAAAAAAAGAAGCAGATAAAAAGGCGGCAGAATCCAAGGCAATGACCAGCTTCGGAGTTTCTCCAGTAGCTTCGGGAAATAGCTTTGCAGCGAATAAAGGAAAACTCTCAATGCCAATTGCGGGAACAATTACGCACAGGTTCGGAAGACAGCCGCACCCTGTATTTAAAAACATTATGGAGGAAAATAATGGAATTAAAATATCTGTATCAAAAGGAGCCGTGGCAAGATGTGTATTTCCAGGAACGGTTTCTTCAATATTACCGGCTTCAGATGGGACAAAGACAGTAATCATAAAACATGGTGATTATTTCACCTTATATTCCAACTTGAGTAGTAATTCTGTTTCCAAGAATCAACAGGTTTCAGCAGGTACCCCGGTGGGTACTGTAGCCCAGGATTTTGACGGAACGTATACTCTTGATTTCCAGGTATGGAATGGCAGTACACCAGTTGATCCATTAGGTTGGGTTTCTTATTAA
- a CDS encoding DUF4292 domain-containing protein, producing the protein MNKWIASILFILVLFSCKTRKTVEQNTGEKDSIQVEKPKDNQPIDTGTNIHDPLTFYEKVYIHPKFDYLKISSKITADNIKVSPLDATIYIETDKKIFASINFLFINAARALITPEGIKAMDKYNKNYIDSDFDYLNNLLNVNFIDYKNLENLLIGRTFFTIKGRNSRITQNMQGYQLSSIDNIKIATGETTREYKIVLQYSPEYDLIQAKLQDADSDDSLEILYDGWETYQDEIRLPKNVKIIIKGSKNSQILLENTKFDFSRMDTRYTVPSNYKKIEIK; encoded by the coding sequence ATGAACAAATGGATCGCCTCAATACTTTTTATCCTGGTTTTATTTTCTTGTAAAACCAGAAAAACCGTTGAACAAAATACGGGAGAGAAAGACAGTATTCAAGTAGAAAAACCTAAGGACAATCAGCCAATCGATACAGGTACAAATATACATGACCCTTTAACTTTTTATGAAAAAGTTTATATCCATCCAAAATTTGACTATCTTAAAATAAGCAGCAAAATCACTGCTGACAACATCAAAGTAAGTCCCTTAGATGCAACCATTTATATAGAAACTGATAAAAAAATATTTGCTTCTATCAATTTTTTATTCATTAATGCCGCTCGTGCGCTTATTACTCCGGAAGGAATAAAAGCAATGGATAAATACAATAAAAATTATATCGATTCCGATTTTGATTATCTTAATAATTTATTGAATGTTAATTTCATAGACTATAAAAATTTAGAAAACCTTTTAATAGGAAGAACTTTTTTCACCATTAAAGGCAGAAATTCGCGCATTACCCAAAATATGCAGGGATATCAACTTTCCTCAATAGACAATATAAAAATAGCAACAGGTGAAACAACCAGAGAGTATAAAATAGTTCTTCAATATTCTCCAGAATATGATCTTATACAAGCTAAACTTCAGGATGCGGATTCCGATGATTCCTTAGAAATTCTGTACGATGGCTGGGAAACTTATCAGGATGAAATCCGTCTTCCAAAAAATGTTAAAATAATTATAAAAGGATCAAAAAACAGTCAAATTCTGCTGGAAAATACGAAATTTGATTTTTCGAGGATGGATACGCGCTATACGGTACCATCTAATTATAAGAAAATTGAGATTAAATGA
- a CDS encoding sugar phosphate nucleotidyltransferase, giving the protein MKIIVPMAGRGSRLRPHTLTVPKPLIPIAGKPIVQRLVEDIAKVAGEKIEEVAFIIGDFGPEIEKSLLQIAEKLGAKGSIYHQLDPLGTAHSLKCAEASMTGNVVIAYADTLFRADFQLDKNSDGVIWVKSVEDPSAFGVVKLDNYGFITDFVEKPTTFVSDLAIIGIYYFNSAEKLMDEINYIMENDIKNGGEYQLTTALENLRSKGAKFTLGKVNDWMDCGNKNATVETNSKILEYEKEEMSHFPASAQIENSLIIQPCFIGENVKISNSKVGPGVSLGNNTIVVNSNIENSLIQENTRINHGNLSNSMIGNSAQYFGVAREISLGDYSVLDFLSK; this is encoded by the coding sequence ATGAAAATTATTGTTCCGATGGCGGGACGTGGCTCCAGATTACGTCCACATACATTGACCGTTCCAAAACCTCTTATCCCTATTGCAGGGAAACCGATTGTACAAAGATTGGTAGAAGATATTGCTAAAGTTGCAGGAGAAAAAATTGAAGAAGTAGCTTTTATTATAGGAGACTTTGGGCCGGAGATTGAAAAATCATTATTACAAATCGCTGAAAAATTAGGGGCAAAAGGAAGTATTTATCATCAATTAGATCCTTTAGGAACCGCCCATTCTCTGAAATGCGCTGAAGCATCAATGACAGGCAATGTTGTCATCGCTTACGCAGATACCTTATTCAGGGCAGATTTTCAATTAGATAAAAACTCAGATGGTGTAATCTGGGTAAAAAGTGTAGAAGATCCTTCCGCTTTTGGAGTGGTAAAATTGGATAACTACGGCTTCATCACAGATTTCGTAGAAAAACCGACAACTTTCGTTTCAGACTTGGCAATCATTGGAATTTATTACTTCAACAGTGCTGAAAAACTGATGGACGAAATCAATTATATCATGGAAAATGATATTAAAAATGGTGGAGAATATCAATTAACAACAGCATTAGAAAATCTAAGATCTAAAGGGGCAAAGTTCACGCTTGGAAAAGTGAACGACTGGATGGATTGTGGAAATAAAAATGCAACGGTAGAAACCAACAGCAAAATTCTGGAATATGAAAAAGAAGAAATGTCTCACTTTCCGGCTTCTGCCCAAATAGAGAACTCTTTGATTATTCAGCCTTGCTTTATAGGAGAAAACGTAAAGATTTCAAATTCAAAAGTTGGTCCCGGAGTTTCTTTAGGTAATAATACGATAGTGGTTAATTCCAACATTGAAAACTCATTGATCCAGGAAAACACCAGAATCAATCACGGTAATTTATCCAATTCCATGATCGGAAATTCTGCTCAGTATTTCGGTGTAGCAAGAGAAATTTCTTTAGGAGATTATTCCGTATTGGATTTTTTGTCTAAATAA
- a CDS encoding oligosaccharide flippase family protein, with amino-acid sequence MKKLLNETIIYGIGAIMPRIIVVLLNYLFIKNIDNSAFAIFTNLYALISFVNIVLSFGFETAYFRFSSDKDNEQKVFNTSFWFLTGLSTVFLILVLLFNQPIADLFDYSNTPEFIRWFAWIAFFDNILVIPLAWFRFHNRPIKYTAVRVIQAVFQSAFAIALFIYIPQEFSLKLGLKEKVSYPFYSNLAASFVGVLLVIPVILKVKFQFSKNLFLQMIKYSWPIMIAGLAFMVNENFDKFIQRFLIDDSDAGAYGGCYKMAVLMTLFVTAYRMGIEPFFFKQMNNENAKKTYAKVTEYFSFFASIVALGIIANVSWIKLLLVPNSSYWIAINIIPIIVIANLFFGIYYNLSTWYKVTDRTRVGTYISWTGAIITIILNLTLLKTYGFMVSAWVTLAAYFSMMILSYWLGQKYYPIPYRMKKISFFIVLLAVFSYIIVAFFDYNLWIGNLLFLVYSGILIYSEKDMLLSRIKR; translated from the coding sequence TTGAAAAAACTTCTCAACGAGACTATTATATATGGAATTGGGGCAATAATGCCGAGGATAATTGTCGTTTTGCTTAATTATTTATTTATTAAAAATATCGATAATAGTGCTTTTGCCATCTTTACCAATCTGTATGCACTGATATCATTCGTTAATATTGTTCTTTCTTTCGGTTTTGAAACAGCCTATTTCAGATTTTCCTCAGATAAGGACAATGAACAAAAGGTATTCAACACTTCTTTCTGGTTTTTGACGGGCTTATCAACTGTATTTTTAATCCTGGTTTTATTATTCAATCAGCCTATTGCCGATCTTTTTGACTATTCAAATACTCCGGAATTTATCCGATGGTTTGCATGGATTGCCTTCTTCGATAATATTCTCGTGATTCCTTTGGCCTGGTTCAGATTCCACAACAGACCTATAAAATATACGGCAGTTAGAGTCATACAGGCAGTTTTCCAAAGTGCTTTTGCCATTGCTTTATTTATTTATATTCCGCAGGAATTTTCTTTGAAACTAGGCTTAAAAGAAAAAGTTTCTTACCCTTTCTACAGTAATTTGGCGGCAAGTTTTGTTGGTGTTTTGTTGGTTATTCCGGTTATTTTAAAAGTAAAATTTCAGTTTTCCAAAAATCTTTTCCTTCAGATGATCAAATACTCATGGCCAATTATGATTGCTGGTTTGGCCTTTATGGTTAATGAAAATTTTGATAAGTTCATTCAAAGATTCTTAATTGATGATTCTGATGCAGGAGCTTATGGCGGATGTTACAAAATGGCAGTATTGATGACCCTTTTCGTAACCGCTTACAGAATGGGGATTGAACCGTTTTTCTTTAAACAGATGAATAATGAAAACGCCAAAAAAACCTATGCGAAAGTCACGGAATATTTTTCATTCTTTGCTTCAATAGTCGCTTTGGGAATTATTGCAAACGTTTCCTGGATAAAGCTTTTATTAGTTCCAAACAGCTCATATTGGATTGCAATTAATATCATTCCGATTATTGTCATCGCCAACTTATTTTTTGGAATTTATTACAATCTTTCAACCTGGTATAAAGTGACCGACAGAACAAGAGTCGGAACCTATATTTCCTGGACCGGTGCAATTATCACCATCATTTTAAATTTAACTCTTCTAAAAACATATGGTTTCATGGTGTCTGCCTGGGTGACCTTAGCAGCTTATTTCTCCATGATGATTCTTTCATACTGGCTTGGACAGAAATATTATCCAATTCCTTACAGAATGAAGAAGATTTCTTTTTTCATTGTACTTTTAGCAGTTTTCAGCTACATAATCGTAGCATTTTTCGATTACAATTTATGGATTGGAAATTTATTATTCCTTGTTTATTCCGGTATTTTAATCTACTCAGAAAAAGACATGCTGCTCTCAAGAATCAAAAGATAA
- a CDS encoding dihydroorotase — protein MKTLIKNVKIVNEGKILEGDILIENDLISKIDAQISEDADQIIDASGKYLLPGVIDDQVHFREPGLTHKGDIESESRAAIAGGTTSFIEQPNTVPNAVTQELLADKYEIAAQKSFANYGFMMGGTNDNLEEVLKTNPRNVPGIKLFLGSSTGNMLVDNPETLENIFSNTKMLIAVHCEDEATIRANTQKYLDEYGEDIPVKFHHLIRSEEACYKSSSKAIELAKKTGARLHVFHLSTAIETELFRNDIPLKDKKITAEVCVHHLTFTNEDYETRGGLIKWNPAVKTQKDKDGLWEALLDDRIDVIATDHAPHTWEEKQNVYTKCPSGAPLVQHSLVVMLENYRNGKISLERIVEKMAHNPAILFRIEKRGFIREGYKADLVLVDLNEDWTVEKENVLYKCGWSPLEGMNFHSKVTHTFVNGNLVFENGKINGEKFGERLLFEVQD, from the coding sequence ATGAAGACCTTAATCAAAAATGTAAAAATCGTCAACGAAGGCAAAATTCTTGAAGGTGATATTTTAATTGAAAATGATTTAATTTCCAAAATAGATGCCCAAATTTCTGAAGATGCAGATCAGATTATAGATGCTTCAGGAAAATATCTTTTGCCGGGAGTTATTGATGATCAGGTCCATTTTCGTGAGCCGGGTTTGACGCATAAAGGCGATATTGAAAGTGAATCCAGAGCTGCTATTGCGGGAGGAACGACGAGCTTTATTGAGCAGCCGAATACTGTTCCGAATGCGGTAACTCAAGAATTATTGGCTGATAAATATGAAATTGCTGCCCAAAAGTCATTTGCGAATTATGGTTTTATGATGGGTGGTACTAATGATAACCTGGAAGAAGTCTTAAAAACAAATCCGAGAAATGTTCCGGGAATCAAATTATTTCTGGGTTCTTCTACAGGAAATATGTTGGTTGACAATCCTGAAACGTTGGAAAATATTTTCAGCAATACCAAAATGCTGATTGCTGTGCATTGTGAGGATGAAGCCACGATCAGAGCGAATACCCAAAAATACCTGGATGAATATGGGGAAGATATCCCTGTGAAATTTCATCACCTGATTAGAAGTGAGGAAGCTTGCTACAAATCTTCTTCAAAAGCCATTGAATTGGCAAAGAAAACTGGAGCCAGACTTCATGTTTTTCATTTGTCAACGGCCATTGAAACGGAACTTTTCAGAAATGATATCCCTTTAAAAGATAAAAAAATAACAGCAGAAGTCTGTGTTCATCATTTAACGTTTACAAATGAAGACTATGAAACGAGAGGAGGACTAATTAAATGGAATCCAGCTGTAAAAACTCAGAAAGATAAAGACGGACTTTGGGAAGCATTGTTGGATGACAGAATTGATGTGATCGCAACAGATCACGCACCTCACACCTGGGAAGAGAAACAGAATGTATATACAAAATGTCCTTCAGGAGCACCATTGGTACAACATTCTTTAGTAGTAATGCTGGAAAATTACAGAAACGGAAAAATTTCTTTGGAAAGAATCGTTGAAAAAATGGCTCATAATCCTGCAATTTTATTCAGAATTGAAAAGAGAGGATTCATCAGAGAAGGCTATAAAGCCGATTTGGTTTTAGTAGATTTAAATGAAGACTGGACGGTGGAAAAAGAAAATGTTCTCTATAAATGTGGCTGGAGTCCATTAGAAGGCATGAATTTCCATTCTAAGGTGACTCACACTTTTGTTAACGGAAATCTGGTTTTCGAAAACGGAAAAATTAACGGAGAAAAATTCGGGGAGCGCTTGCTTTTCGAGGTTCAGGATTAA
- a CDS encoding NAD(P)H-dependent oxidoreductase: MKNILHIISSPRAEISASRKLGNAVVKRIQEKYPDAVVKERDLTKESVPILEEKHINTFFSPVESHSPEQAEINEYSTGLISELQEADIIIVDSPMYNFSVPASLRAYFDFTSRAGYTFKYDENGPQGLLNDKKLYIAFTSGNIYSEGPFQIYDSNVPYIKNVFGFYGVTDVSVFRAEGLAIPGIMETSLEKAIDNITID, from the coding sequence ATGAAAAACATACTTCACATTATTTCAAGTCCAAGAGCTGAAATATCTGCAAGCAGAAAATTAGGAAATGCGGTTGTAAAAAGAATTCAGGAAAAGTATCCGGATGCTGTTGTGAAAGAGCGCGATCTGACGAAAGAATCAGTGCCGATTTTAGAAGAAAAACACATCAATACTTTTTTCTCCCCTGTAGAAAGTCATTCTCCTGAACAGGCAGAAATCAATGAATATTCAACAGGATTGATTTCAGAATTACAGGAAGCGGATATTATTATCGTAGATTCTCCGATGTATAATTTCTCTGTTCCTGCATCACTCAGAGCCTATTTTGACTTCACTTCAAGAGCAGGATATACTTTTAAATATGATGAAAACGGGCCACAAGGATTGTTGAATGACAAGAAATTATACATTGCTTTTACATCCGGAAATATTTATTCGGAAGGTCCTTTTCAGATATACGATTCCAATGTACCTTATATCAAAAACGTCTTTGGATTCTATGGAGTTACCGATGTTAGTGTTTTCCGTGCTGAAGGTTTAGCAATTCCGGGAATTATGGAAACTTCTTTAGAAAAAGCAATTGACAATATTACAATCGATTAA
- a CDS encoding helix-turn-helix domain-containing protein, with the protein MENTAILEEPITVQKCSENLSSVEDAIYVIGGKWKLKIIIVLQEIGNIRFNELQRTIPGISARVLSNELKDLELNGFVKRVVHAEQTPVVVEYISTDYSRTLKSVIMALSEWGRKHKANIREDIFEK; encoded by the coding sequence ATGGAAAATACAGCTATTCTAGAAGAACCGATAACGGTTCAAAAATGTTCTGAAAACCTTTCCTCAGTGGAAGATGCAATCTATGTGATCGGTGGAAAATGGAAACTGAAAATCATTATTGTTTTGCAGGAAATCGGTAATATCCGTTTCAATGAATTACAAAGAACAATTCCCGGAATTTCTGCCAGAGTTTTGTCTAATGAGTTGAAAGATCTGGAGTTGAACGGTTTTGTTAAAAGAGTCGTGCATGCAGAACAAACACCGGTAGTTGTAGAATATATTTCTACAGATTACAGCAGAACACTGAAATCGGTTATCATGGCGCTTTCTGAATGGGGAAGAAAGCATAAAGCGAATATTAGGGAAGATATTTTCGAAAAATAA
- a CDS encoding helix-turn-helix transcriptional regulator, producing the protein MNTIQSISAFHRLLSLPEPKHPMISVINLSESVFIEDDVWKGFTSRYYCVALKRNATGKIKYGQQHYDYDKGVLSFTAPNQVQYLDLQTIECGNTGYLLIFHEDFLLKHSLAKTISSYGFFSYAVNEALHLSEDEENDLLEILYKIDKECQHIDHHTQEIILSQIELLLNYSKRFYERQFITRKSGNHQLLTKFETYLNNYFDKESPEKGLLTVHHIAEAMNLSPNYLSDLLRIHSGQNTQQHIHEKLISKAKEKLSTTELSVSEIAYELGFEHSQSFSTLFKKKTNMSPLEFRQSFN; encoded by the coding sequence ATGAACACCATACAATCAATTTCAGCATTTCACAGATTGCTTTCTCTTCCCGAGCCAAAGCATCCAATGATAAGCGTCATCAATCTTTCTGAAAGTGTTTTTATTGAAGACGATGTGTGGAAAGGCTTTACAAGCCGGTATTACTGTGTAGCGCTAAAACGAAATGCAACCGGAAAAATAAAATACGGGCAACAACACTACGATTACGACAAAGGTGTACTGAGCTTTACGGCTCCAAACCAGGTTCAATATCTGGACTTACAAACGATAGAGTGCGGAAACACTGGATACCTGTTGATTTTTCATGAAGATTTTCTGTTGAAACACTCTCTGGCAAAGACCATTTCTTCTTACGGATTTTTCTCCTACGCCGTAAATGAAGCATTACATCTATCTGAAGATGAAGAAAATGATTTACTTGAGATCCTGTATAAAATCGACAAAGAATGTCAACATATCGATCATCATACCCAGGAAATTATTTTGTCACAAATCGAACTGCTGTTAAACTACTCAAAGAGATTTTATGAAAGACAATTCATCACCCGTAAAAGCGGAAATCATCAGCTCCTGACCAAATTTGAAACGTATCTGAATAATTATTTTGATAAAGAATCTCCTGAAAAAGGTCTTCTAACAGTACATCACATTGCAGAAGCCATGAATCTTTCACCTAATTATTTAAGTGATCTTTTGCGGATTCACTCCGGACAAAATACACAGCAGCATATTCATGAAAAGCTGATCAGTAAAGCAAAAGAAAAACTTTCGACAACAGAATTATCAGTAAGCGAAATTGCTTACGAACTGGGATTTGAACATTCCCAATCGTTCAGTACACTTTTTAAAAAGAAAACGAATATGTCGCCTTTAGAATTCAGGCAGTCTTTTAATTAA